GTTAATAACAGCAGTACAAGAAGTATTTGCATCCTTTGTATTATTAAAATACCGCAGTGTGTGCTCCAATACTCCATTAGAGATAAAAGTCCTGCGTTTGTTCTGTAAAAGTGAGAATGTACTCAAAATAATACAATGTATCAGTATTAGCAGCATACAGCATCATATTTCATAAGCTGATCATACGGTTgcatttaatattaaatattaatctgCAAAGTTACCAGAGACTCTACTGTAGACTGTACCACAGTAGAGTTCAACAGTCAATGAAATGTAAAGAAGTGAAGAGGTGTAGAGTTGCACAAAAAGTAAAGCATGAGTAACTCAAAGCTGTTGTTAAGTatctgagtaaatgtacttagttatgTTCCACACTGGCAACAGGAGCATTCAGAACATCAAGCTTTGAATTGGCCTAAAGCAAATGAAGACAATGCCAAGTTTCCCTCCTGTTGCTAAGAACAAGTGGATATACAGTAGCTACAGCGTATAGGACGTAATTACAGTCAAACCAGATATCTGACAAGTGGGAAAAAGTTTCCTGGTGACTAATCCCAAATTCTGTTGCAACATGTTCAGGGGCATGTAACAATTTGCGTGAGTTCATGGATTCATCCTACCTCACATCAACAGTCCTGTGATGTTTTCCCGGCGTGGGGCTTTTATAATTGTAAGATACAGGTTGTTCTTTTTCAGGCAGATGCTCTCAGCAGAATCACTGTTTTAAGATGCTTTTAAGAAACACAACTTCAGTTATTTCCAGCAGCGTGGTTGCTCATTCTCACCTTAACATCACAGAAATGGGGCAAAATGGATTGATTGACAAAACAATGTCAAGATCGACTTACTAGCTTTATATGTTCGTCAGCAGATCTAGTAAATTAAAACCATCCTTGAGGCAAACTGAGGTTGTTTGCAGCACTGGATAGGAGTACCAGATacgtgtatatatacatacatacatatatgtgtgtgcagtatAATGATGATTATTCTTTACTATCTCATGAGTCTTCCAAAATGCAGCTTTCTAATATTGACTTCACCAAAATTTCGGCCTTGGCTTTTGAACCTTACTGCAGGTATTGAATTCTTGACCTTTGCTCTCTACATAACAACGAATATCTAGAACTAATCTGTCTGGATAAGCTTCACTCCCCCTGTTAGAAACTGATTGTCCTtagttttgatgtgttttaatcTCTTTTTACCCATCTTAGTGCGACAGTGAATTCAATTATGGCTTAGTATTAATCTGTGGGGTGTGAGAGTGGCTCCCAAAGGTTAAGTCATCCATGGAGGAAAGGTTTACATTGCCTGCtctctggtttttattttctcagcaaATACAGTATGCTTAATCCACGCTGAGATTAGCAGCTCTTACCGCATAAAGGAATCAACTTTGATCACTACTTTGTGTACTTTGCACAAAAAGAAATACCTTTACCAGTGCACCGTGGTGGATTTAACTCTTCCTTATGCTTCTAAACCTGATTTACAAACACACGTGGGATGACAAAGTGCTGGCTGACAGGGCTGCATGTGACTGCAAAACACAGCAGACCAAATGAGATATTTTTGAAGCAGGAGTGTGTTTATGGTATGcacctctttgtgtttgtgtaactgcTTGCCCAaacatgtatttactgtatgtgtgtgtttttgtggatcGGTTGTTAGTGCTGGTATTTCACAGGAAGAGGATCCTGTGTTTATTTGATGGTTTTGCATCTGTGCATGTGGGAAAGTGCAAGTCTGGATGGGTTTGGAGAATATACATTTCCCATTAGCGTGAGTGCGAGCATGACTGTGTTTGTCTAAAGGGATGTGAGGAGCTGGGTTACGCCTGAGCCACCAACTCCATTGTCCATAACAGATATAAACAGGTACAAAAATATACCTAAAATGTTCTTCTCAGCGTTGTATTCTTGTGTTGTCACACAGAGAGTCCCACTCAGAACCCTTTCAACCGCACACTGTCCCCGGCCAGGAGAGAGGAACTGGCCAAGATCAGACAGAGGCAGCTGGCCAACGCAGTGCACTACATCTGGGAGACAGGGGAAGACAAGTTTGCTTTCAGATACTTCCACACAGGCTTCTGGGAAAGCTGTGAGAAACACAGCGATGGTGAGGCCACAAAGGACACGTCCATTCATACACAAACTTGTTTACTTAAGCTTGTTAATGTTCTTGTAGGTTTagcctcacatacacacaaataatgttTATTCAAACTACTGTAACTTTTTTCCATCTTCTTCTCCAAATCTTGGTCTTCACATTGTTGTTGGCAGGTGAAAAATGCCGCAGCTTTATAGACTTAACTCCAGGAGAAACACAAGGTGAGCTGTTTTCTGCTGTACTGTGTAAATTCCTCTGTAACCCTGTAAATATTATACTTAAATGAATGTTTCTTTTCCTGCAGTAGTAATAGAGTTTTCTGAATGGATGcatgtgtgtcctctgtgtatATGTTTGCACATGCTGCAGGCGTGCTCTGGCTGTCAGTGATTTCAGAGTTCACATACATTGGCCTGCTGGGGATGGGCTTCTTACTGATGTGGCTGGAAGTATTGTGCTCTCATAAAGAGATGCACTCGCTAAAAATCAATGCCTATGCAGCTATCTGTACTGTGCTATCAGGTGAGattcattttttcattatcaTCTCTTCCTTCGTATGTGCACAGTAATCGTAGATCTCTCCACTCTTCTAcaatattctcttttttcttctgtctgtgttttttgctGGTGTCGTTTCCCATGTAGGTCTTCTTGGGATGGTAGCCCATATGATGTACACTACAGTTTTTCAGATGACTGTCATCGTGGGCCCCAAAgactggaggcctcagtcctgggACTACGGCTGGTCGTTTGCGTAGGTGTCTGCCTATTGGTGACAGCATGAcagcctgttttattcaaacatgTCTATAAAATAACCTGTTATTTGCAGATTACGGCGAGTTGTTTCTCATCTCTCCTAAATGTCATACATATGCTGTGTTTCCAGTCTGGCCTGGGTGTCCTTCAGTTGCTGTATGGGGGCAGCTGTGGTCACACTCAACTCCTACACAAAGACCATCATTGAGCTCCGTCGCAGACAGAGGCTCCGACTGGAGGAAGCCAGAGCCGCCACTCACGCCCCATCCTACGATGAGGTCGTCCCAGGAGGCGGGCTGTACTCGGTCAGCGGCCTGTTGCAGTGTCCCGACGGCATGATTGACGTGGCTTGGGCACCGAATGGCGGCGTGGTTGGAATGGGAAATGGGGATGTACCGACACTGGTTTTGGTAGGAGGCTGCGGGCCGGAGGGATGTGaagactgtgagagagagatggatgagatGGAGGGGACCATGGACCGAGTCGATTCACCTTGTTGAAATGGAGAGACACTTTCACCGCGCCGGAGAGGGATCGTTGCTATTGAGCTAACagatcttgtttttcttttcttccactttGACTTTTAATGAACTTGGGATATACCAACCAGGTTGAAAGGCCAATGCAATCAAGACATACCAAAATGTAAAGACAACATTGTATGTATAGGTCACTCTAACATGCAGAAGTGCATGTTTTCTGGGTATCTCTCAGTGCCTCAGGGTAGGGAAGCATATTTGTCTCAACATGTGCGTGCATATAaatgtttataatattttattgtttgtttattaactTGCGATATATCAGAATGACAGTCATCTCAATCATCATTTCATTGCATAAACAGAGTGGATGTTTCTTTTCCCGCTGGTACCCAACAGAACAACCTGTCCTTTAAgagtaaatatacagtatattctcaTTTATCAGAGTTGGACACTGAGCATGTTTCATCACTCAAAGTCTTGTCAAACTTTTGACAGATACAGCATTTCAATTCAGTGCATGAACACTACTAGCTACAACGCGCTCGGCCTCTCTGCAGATGCACAGACAAACCCATAAGACAGACACATAGAGATAGAAAGATTACAGAGATTTTGAAAAGTCTGCTCTCTGATGTTGAACAGAAGATTATGTGTAAACCAGTAATCCCGAGTTGGATGGAAAAGAAGGAGGAACAGAGTAAGGAGAGATGGAAGGCATGTGAagggatggagatggagaggggtggaggggggaggaggggggaggagggggagggggagcagGTTGCGGGGGTCAGAATGAAAGTTGGAAAGAAACGCAGGCACGCACATCGCACATCTGCACCATGAAGACACCACTCTTTCAGGGAAATAATGGTTTACACATGAATATTACCCACTATGTTGCTCTTAAAATCATATAGGACATGATTTCTAAAGTTAAATAAATTTACCTTAAGTTTATGTAGGGTATATGTTTGGGATAATCCTGGATTTACTGTCTGGGATAAATACAACTGAAAACTTAAGACCTAAAGCTCCATTTTTGTCAATCACCACCATTATATTACACAGTATGTTTCCAGGTCAAAGAAGAATTTATCATTTTCtgggaaagaaaataaattgattttCAAAGCATGTATGAGAAAACCTTTAATTTATGGTACATTGAACACTTATGAGCTACAACCTCCATTAATACATTTAACattatgtaaaaaaacaacaacaacaaacactttaacGAGCTAACAATCTGGTATGATATTATTATATAACTGTGATTAAGAATCAGTTTCTTTAGAGCCATATCTATATCATATatcttctttttgtctgtacACGTATTTAAACAATATTCCATAACTTGCCTCTAATAGCTTCTATTTGATATAAATTTATTGACAAACATTAGTAAAACAATGTCACGTAAAGGAGTATTTACACAGGAATTTAGTGGATTcaagagaagggaggagaaaatGCAGGGAAACGAAGGAAGGAAAGCAAAAGTTTTAAAAGTGTGGAAAGACCctaatgagagaaagaagagtggGGGGTGAGAGGGACTGACTTTATTGTTTGATTGGTTCATAGTGGATAAGACGCATCGCATTCTCATTTTCAATCACTCCTTTGATGAACTCTCCCTCAGCCAATCGTTCtataaaggagaaaagaaagaacaagaacaTGATATAGTGGGAAGTAAACAACACATAAAGCAAGCAGCGTGGGGTAAACATGAGGTCGAATAATGACTCTGTATCTTCGCAAAGAAATCTGGTCTTATCccctgtgtgggtgtgcttgtgtgcgtgtgtgacagtaaacatGCGATGCAGTGGAGTCGCTTAAGGTTTCAGGGTCCGTGTGGCTGCTACATAATAAAGCTTGCATTACACAAGTGATGCTGTAACCTCGGGGGATGTGCCCCCAGGTGGATTTATTGCTTGTATTATTGTTAAGCCAAACAGCTGATTGTAAAATGTAATCTTTGTCACAGGATGTGGGAACAGCTGCTGAGGAAAGGTAGTAGGAGCTTACACTGATTTTATCGCTCTAATATAAGTACATAGTGATAAGAACACAATGACCTGTCATGCACCGCTGGGAGcttaatgtacagtatgaatgcatgtgttgcatgtgtgttgttttccttaCCGTTGTCTTTCTTTTCAAAGTAAGCCCACAACTTGTTGGCTCTCTTCTCGGGTGTGTTCTCATCCTCTGGTAGtttgctctgctcctccttGGGGATCAGCTTAAATATGGCCTGAGAGGGGGTTGAGTATAAGATTGGTGATGATGCTGCATCATTTCTCTCACAAAAATAATGTATAGAACGTCAACGCAGCACACAAAACAGATGTGTACAAGCCAAGATGCACGTGGCCTATAGGACGAGTGAGTAAGCTCACAGCCCTCTTAAGTTAATTagtgtattgtgtgtatgtgcggtTTATCAAGCCTCTGATGTAAAACAAATTGACGCTAAGAGAAAAGCTACAAGCCAATACGTTCTCCTTATATTCTAGTCTAGTCCCTAAATACTCAATGTATACTGAAATTTGGCTGAATACAACCAAATCAAGAGGCCTACAATTAAGTCCACTGGTTATGTCAATGCAATCAGCCCCACAGCTGACATATTCAGGcctgtgtgtcatttttcagaGATAGTTCATCTGCAGTGGGCCACTTAGAATGCAGCAGATTGTAAACGACTAAATGACTGTGCACTTTAGGTTCAGCCCTTTAAGTGTGTGTCCCACTTAGAGAGGAAGAACTCATCTCCCACATTTAAGACACCTAGATTAACATGGATTAGTGCCAAGACTCAGGCCTCAGGCCAAACACCAAGATGTCATCTCTCTGGACTCTCCATCCATCTTGCCCCTCTCAGGTCTTGTGGTCTGCACAGAACAAACTGTGAGCTTGTAGACAAACATGATTGTGGGGTTGAAGTCaggtataaaaataaaaccaagcaGTGTGAAGAGCTGCTTACCCTCAAATGGAGTATACTTGACCTTGTTTGTACCCTTGTCTGGCCTGCCACTATACAAGACTGGAGAAAATGTGGCTATTTCTGCCTTCTTCACTTATGTTTCCTATTTTATGTTTTGAACAGACCAGATCATTGTTCTGTAATATTAATGTTTCTTCCAGTGCACATAGCTGATCTGTCTTTTCCTACTTCTACACTGTTTTGCAGATTAATAACAATCTAATTTTGCTGTAGGTTTTTGAACTTGTAGCGGGGCTTTGAAACACAGCTATTTTGCGCAGTGGTTGTAAACATGATGCATATGGACTCAGGCCAGTTGGCCAGGAATTAAATCCCATTACAATGCCAGCTGGATTCTTGGCTGATCTGTGTAAACCTCTTACAATTCTATATCATTTGTCTTAAAACAGAGGATAAGAATCTTTACAACCACCATCAGACTGAGTTTTGATTATATGAAAACAATGTTTAGTTACTCTACAGTTCAGCATGCAGTCAAAACTGATGGTCATGTgaataaaaaaattaacatgGATTAGGCTCAGGGATGATGAGGGACTCTACCGTTCAGGAGTAACCTTGCTAAAGAGTCGGACTGCCTATATTGTCTGTTGTTGTTAAACCTGTAATCACAGAGATTATCAAGAGTAAAGGAGGTAGataaaataacaggaaaacCTGGCATGTACTGCAGTCTAACAATAACAATACAAACATTATTAATGCATTACTGTGTTGGATTGCATCATGATATGATTATGATAATATTTTCCTTTCATCATAACTTTGACAATTTAGAATATAACCTACTACACCCCcaaaaaaacttaaaatctaTTCCCACCATCTGTTTACATGTTATGTATGAAACATTCTAAACTGAATAGTGTTTATATTACTCTACAACTTTCTCATATAGtttttgagaaaataataagaGGCCAAAATAAGATGCATGTTTAGAAATTGATCTGTCACTGAAATATATCATCACACTGTAGAAACAGTGTATGACATTCCCTGCTTTTTGTGATACTAGAATCATGATTAAAGTCACTCAGCCACTGATTATCTCTTGTGTATGAAACACCACTCTCACCTGGCAGATCTCTGTCACCTCTGTCTTGTTGATGTATCCGTTCTTGTCCAcatcaaacagagagaaggCCCACTCCAGTTTTCGGGTCGTCTTCCCAGTGGAGGTCATGTGCAGCGCAATGATGTACTCCTTGAAGTCCAGGGTGCCGTCATCGTTGGCGTCAAAGGAGCGAAACACATGCCGTGCGTAGCTCTTGGCGTCGCTGTCCGGGAAGAAGCGGGCATAGATCTGCTCGAACTCTTCTGGTGTTATGCGTCCCGTTGGGCACTGCTTCTGAAAGTTCTCATACCACTGACTGATCTCATTTTCAGTGAATTTGGTGCTGAGCTTGAGGTCCTCCAGGATCTCTTTTGATAATGCGCTACTGGTGGTATTCCCCATGGTAGTTGCCTTTAGTGTCTCAGTAATGTGTCAAACTCCCTGGCAAGTGTTTGCCACTTGAGTTCTTCAGGCGCTTTCCTCTCCTGTGCCACCTAAATGTCTCCTTAGTCTTAAATATAATTTCGTTCACTGGCTTTACGTGAGGCCAAACAGCACCCTGCAAGTGAGTGTAAAAGAAACATGATTTAGAAATGTGATACAATCTACTTAAGAAAACTTCAAATTTCAAACCGTACTCAGGAAATAACATTGTGAGAATGatcaaaaatatatagaaaTCCTACCTGTGAGTTAAGTGAGAAGATGATGACTAGAGAGTTGAGTGTCTGTCTCAACAGAAAGGCAGTGAGAGATAAGGAGGGAAGGGGGAAAACCCACTTCTACTGTGGACGACTGGGTTAATTCTGTTAATGAGGGATTTAAGGTGGCTGAGCTTTTGACTGA
The window above is part of the Lates calcarifer isolate ASB-BC8 linkage group LG15, TLL_Latcal_v3, whole genome shotgun sequence genome. Proteins encoded here:
- the rcvrn2 gene encoding recoverin 2, whose amino-acid sequence is MGNTTSSALSKEILEDLKLSTKFTENEISQWYENFQKQCPTGRITPEEFEQIYARFFPDSDAKSYARHVFRSFDANDDGTLDFKEYIIALHMTSTGKTTRKLEWAFSLFDVDKNGYINKTEVTEICQAIFKLIPKEEQSKLPEDENTPEKRANKLWAYFEKKDNERLAEGEFIKGVIENENAMRLIHYEPIKQ
- the si:ch211-149k23.9 gene encoding germ cell-specific gene 1-like protein, whose product is MLERMSRRSRSLLSLTLTTLALALSILALCTSYWCEGTHKVVKPLCLSPVKMKNCGQNNSEPYTTESPTQNPFNRTLSPARREELAKIRQRQLANAVHYIWETGEDKFAFRYFHTGFWESCEKHSDGEKCRSFIDLTPGETQGVLWLSVISEFTYIGLLGMGFLLMWLEVLCSHKEMHSLKINAYAAICTVLSGLLGMVAHMMYTTVFQMTVIVGPKDWRPQSWDYGWSFALAWVSFSCCMGAAVVTLNSYTKTIIELRRRQRLRLEEARAATHAPSYDEVVPGGGLYSVSGLLQCPDGMIDVAWAPNGGVVGMGNGDVPTLVLVGGCGPEGCEDCEREMDEMEGTMDRVDSPC